In Zingiber officinale cultivar Zhangliang chromosome 11B, Zo_v1.1, whole genome shotgun sequence, a single window of DNA contains:
- the LOC122034381 gene encoding uncharacterized protein LOC122034381: protein MERSSSLNSSYSHWTTRLSNPGYMGRSSSLNSTYSHQTTRLSNSGYTGCSSSQNSSSSHRTTRLSNSEYTGRSSSLNSGSLYWTTRLSNSEYMGRSSTLNSTSSHRTTRLSIPGDMESSSQQQG from the exons ATGGAGCGTTCCTCCTCTCTAAACTCTAGCTATTCGCACTGGACAACAAGGCTAAGTAATCCAG GATACATGGGGCGTTCCTCCTCTCTAAACTCCACCTATTCACACCAGACAACAAGGCTAAGTAATTCAG GATACACGGGGTGTTCCTCCTCTCAAAACTCCAGCTCTTCGCACCGGACAACAAGGCTAAGTAATTCAG AATACACGGGGCGTTCCTCCTCTCTAAACTCCGGCTCTCTGTACTGGACAACAAGGCTAAGTAATTCAG AATACATGGGGCGTTCCTCCACTCTAAACTCCACCTCTTCGCACCGGACAACAAGGCTAAGTATTCCAG GAGACATGGAGAGTTCCTCACAACAGCAAGGCTAA
- the LOC122034380 gene encoding CBL-interacting protein kinase 6-like — MEEVVAASPATSVEGRSVLQGRYEIGRVIGQGTFAKVHLARNLLTGEGVAIKVVGKEKVIQVGMMEQVKREISAMKMVRHPNIVELHEVMATRSKIYFAMELVRGGELFTKVARSGRLREDAARRYFRQLVSAVDFCHGRGVFHRDLKLENILLDEQGDLKIADFGLSAFADNVRLDGLFHTACGTPAYVAPEVVGQRGYDGAKADLWSCGVILFVLLAGFLPFQDENILAMYKKIRRGDFRCPPWFSSDARRLVTKLLDPNPKTRFTVDRLTGSPWFKKSTIPKSVTGTSWPPSANLESEHSSDKEPAKKEGKEPERLNAFHLISFSDGFDLSPLFLEGERREKVMRFATNEPASDVASRLEKFAARAAAKCRVTKSCSAGVKLEGEERGRMGKLTISVDIFTVAPPVLVVEVRRDGGDTAEYEKFCSDELRPALQDIILTSSSDQLQTSTF, encoded by the coding sequence ATGGAGGAGGTGGTGGCTGCATCGCCGGCGACTTCTGTTGAAGGCCGAAGCGTGCTCCAAGGGCGGTACGAGATAGGGCGGGTCATCGGGCAGGGCACGTTCGCGAAGGTGCATCTTGCGAGGAATCTCCTTACAGGTGAGGGCGTGGCCATCAAGGTGgtagggaaggagaaggtgatcCAGGTGGGGATGATGGAGCAGGTGAAGCGCGAGATCTCGGCCATGAAGATGGTTCGCCACCCTAACATTGTGGAGCTACACGAGGTGATGGCGACGCGGTCAAAGATCTACTTCGCCATGGAGCTGGTCCGCGGTGGGGAGCTGTTCACCAAGGTGGCCCGATCCGGTCGCCTCCGCGAGGACGCCGCCCGGCGTTACTTCCGCCAACTCGTCTCCGCCGTTGATTTCTGTCACGGCCGAGGTGTCTTCCACCGCGACCTCAAGCTGGAGAATATCCTTCTCGACGAACAAGGGGATCTCAAGATCGCTGATTTCGGGCTCAGCGCCTTCGCCGATAACGTCCGACTCGACGGCCTCTTTCACACCGCCTGCGGTACGCCCGCGTACGTCGCTCCTGAGGTGGTCGGTCAAAGGGGCTACGACGGGGCGAAGGCCGACCTCTGGTCCTGCGGCGTCATCCTCTTCGTCCTCCTAGCTGGATTCCTCCCCTTTCAGGACGAGAACATACTCGCTATGTACAAGAAGATCCGCCGAGGGGACTTTCGATGCCCTCCTTGGTTCTCGTCGGACGCCCGACGGCTCGTCACCAAGCTGCTCGACCCGAACCCCAAGACAAGATTCACCGTCGACCGGCTCACGGGATCTCCCTGGTTCAAAAAGTCGACGATTCCCAAATCAGTAACCGGTACCTCGTGGCCGCCTTCAGCCAACTTAGAATCGGAGCATTCCAGCGATAAAGAACCAGCAAAGAAAGAGGGGAAGGAACCAGAGAGACTAAACGCCTTCCATCTGATATCGTTCTCGGATGGGTTCGACCTCTCACCCCTCTTCCTCGAAGGAGAGCGAAGGGAGAAGGTCATGCGCTTCGCCACAAATGAGCCGGCAAGTGACGTTGCGTCGAGGCTGGAAAAATTTGCGGCCAGAGCGGCGGCGAAGTGCCGGGTGACGAAGAGCTGCTCGGCGGGAGTGAAGCTGGAGGGCGAGGAACGAGGTCGGATGGGCAAGCTGACGATTTCCGTCGACATATTCACAGTGGCTCCGCCAGTCCTCGTGGTGGAGGTCAGGAGGGACGGCGGCGACACCGCCGAATACGAGAAGTTCTGCAGCGACGAACTCCGCCCCGCGCTCCAAGACATCATCTTGACTTCATCATCCGACCAACTCCAAACTTCTACATTCTAA
- the LOC122033637 gene encoding stromal cell-derived factor 2-like protein, which yields MAFSFFALAFFLYLGLELPEGSPAPAAAAVEDGVEITYGSVIKLMHEKTKFRLHSHDVPYGSGSGQQSVTGFPNVDDSNSYWVVKSPPDSSAKQGDAIPHGTVIRLQHMKTRKWLHSHLHASPISGNLEVSCYGGDDNSDTGDVWRLEIEGNGKTWRQDQRIRLHHVDTGGYLHSHDKKYTRIAGGQQEVCGVRDKRTDNVWLVAEGVFLPINSSK from the exons ATGGCATTTTCCTTCTTCGCGCTCGCCTTCTTCCTCTACCTCGGCCTTGAGCTCCCCGAGGGATCCCCTGCCCCCGCTGCTGCCGCCGTCGAAGACGGCGTCGAG aTAACCTACGGTAGTGTTATTAAATTGATGCACGAGAAGACCAAGTTTCGGCTGCACTCGCACGATGTGCCGTATGGCTCCGGGAGCGGGCAGCAGTCGGTCACTGGATTTCCCAACGTGGATGATTCGAATAGCTATTGG GTTGTGAAGTCTCCACCTGATTCATCTGCGAAACAAGGCGATGCAATACCACATGGAACTGTCATAAGATTACAGCATATGAAAACTCGAAAATGGCTGCATAGCCATCTTCATGCTTCGCCAATATCAGGAAATTTGGAG GTGAGTTGCTATGGAGGAGATGACAACTCAGACACCGGCGATGTTTGGCG TTTGGAGATTGAGGGAAATGGGAAGACATGGAGACAAGATCAGCGGATAAGGCTGCATCACGTTGATACAGGTGGTTACCTACACAGTCACGACAAGAAATATACTCGTATAGCTGGAGGACAACAAGAG GTTTGTGGAGTTCGCGATAAGCGTACCGATAATGTTTGGTTAGTAGCCGAGGGTGTCTTTCTTCCAATTAATTCGAGCAAGTGA
- the LOC122033636 gene encoding uncharacterized protein LOC122033636 produces MASSDHRDLLPPLRTSDAAAASDHVSTSSAAAGDRRVKLRYSYSGKILPRLSDGALRYVGGETRILTVRRDVSLPEILRKMVEVYGGSVALRYQLPDEDLDSLISVSTEEDLENMMEEYDKLAAEDPNAKLRVFLFSPSEVGTDPLAPFHDLQDTGARYLEAINGLDLSIRRRDSVASLSSTQNSDGIAVAEAVANEGTANEGMLPVRLSPPVASDESKSIFVGQDVPDLLMTTISSGQTQYLIPIQLEVPPTTPNQNLFINTIQAELPSATPAVAQPYIDAQNAQMMNPQPFLAMGVPQQINVVGPPHSYMMPSQTNTSTTHVGNGLMRVESQMDPHAGKILRIPGDAKLQPLSQLPPLPPPHFITTNVERRQVPPSSQGLSVRFEGCYLCQRALPHAHSDILISDQGNDQKHASPEANTLLLSHHSEDFTKRIPLQTAGMLLPMDNAVDIQPNNLVAAALPGNHQFAETIQATPQINARPVVNPANLDHTKISMPTASGDLPGLSQVLHGPVGNPEKSHQEESVQNQPEVPVNSDCSNIVQTSASMAMLHNLYATFITQSLGEDSSQQMQLPQQIGYHNYPLNLGITNRSFVIDANLVGSTEVQEGVQLTDRTMPTFLHGHVRPMDGMLQPLNVLPAGIHGFNNHARSVVLADIGTSKDSRVNQPPLVMLNSHNTRIQDGESGLSNSNPLIASAVVPAGNSSLLPNQLTSMSRDIAYEHSGQLFNPIHTPNIIGNYGQYSDHHETAAGLRGMYNYVDPTHNNNYTSNRNVSDKKNMEAPSVRSVEVFDGGSILQNDSAQLHLNMDQLHQAVSSDPLACNMVPVKLLDNTILLPRPSNISAATEDLCNINYSANISDFEIPIPASVSGHLPNSSKTDVPTELPHPLKGDACIKQDIQLNEGRTRATASAPTLQPCEILVPIVSSHETEETGFNSLKECTAVNDEVAMDGKTETKNRQSDKPKIRFPNIEGIEHLQVINNSDLEELQELGSGSFGTVYHGKWRGTDVAIKRINDRIFSGNSSEQDRAWADFLNEACKLASLHHPNVVAFYGIVLDGPERSIATVTEFMVNGSLRRALQKNEKMFDKRRRLLIAMDVAFGMEYLHSKSIIHFDLKSDNFLVNLRDPQRPICKVADLGLSKLKYETLMSGGMRGTLPWMAPELLGGKENKYSEMVDVFSFGIVMWELITGDEPYRDMHYGAIIGGIVSDTLRPPVPESCDPEWRSLMEQCWATEPSQRPSFTEIASRLRAMAISLPQKGDRP; encoded by the exons ATGGCCTCCTCCGACCACCGGGATCTCCTCCCCCCACTGCGAACCTCGGACGCTGCCGCCGCCTCCGATCACGTCTCCacctcctccgccgccgccggaGACCGCAGGGTCAAGCTTCGCTACAGCTACAGCGGCAAGATCCTGCCGCGCCTAAGCGACGGCGCCCTTCGCTACGTAGGCGGGGAGACCCGCATTCTCACCGTCCGGCGCGACGTCTCCCTCCCCGAGATCCTTCGCAAGATGGTCGAGGTCTACGGAGGCTCCGTCGCACTGCGGTACCAGCTCCCAGATGAGGACCTCGACTCCCTCATATCCGTCTCTACAGAGGAGGACCTTGAGAACATGATGGAGGAGTACGATAAGCTTGCGGCCGAGGATCCCAACGCCAAGCTTCGGGTCTTCCTCTTCTCGCCCTCCGAAGTGGGTACCGATCCGCTTGCTCCCTTCCATGATTTACAGGACACTGGCGCGAGGTATCTCGAGGCTATCAATGGATTGGATTTGAGCATCAGGAGAAGGGATAGCGTGGCTAGCTTATCTTCGACCCAGAATTCGGATGGAATTGCGGTTGCTGAGGCAGTGGCCAACGAAGGCACTGCCAATGAGGGTATGTTGCCTGTTCGTTTGTCCCCTCCTGTTGCATCTGAtgaatcaaaatctatttttgtGGGGCAAGACGTTCCAGATCTATTGATGACTACAATTTCCAGTGGTCAAACTCAATATTTAATACCAATACAATTGGAGGTGCCCCCTACCACGCCAAATCAAAATTTGTTCATCAACACAATACAAGCTGAATTACCTTCTGCAACACCAGCTGTTGCACAACCCTACATAGATGCACAAAATGCTCAAATGATGAATCCCCAACCTTTCCTAGCAATGGGAGTTCCTCAACAGATTAATGTTGTAGGGCCACCGCATTCATATATGATGCCATCCCAAACTAATACCTCAACCACCCATGTGGGTAATGGACTGATGAGAGTGGAATCCCAGATGGACCCTCATGCTGGAAAGATTCTTAGGATTCCTGGTGATGCAAAGCTTCAGCCTCTATCACAGCTCCCTCCACTGCCTCCTCCGCACTTCATCACAACAAATGTAGAACGCCGCCAAGTGCCTCCATCATCCCAAGGTCTGTCAGTGAGATTTGAGGGCTGTTATCTATGTCAGAGAGCCTTACCTCATGCACATTCAGATATCCTTATCAGTGACCAAGGTAATGACCAGAAACATGCTAGTCCTGAAGCAAATACACTCTTACTGAGCCATCATTCAGAGGATTTCACAAAAAGGATACCCTTGCAGACAGCAGGTATGTTGTTGCCTATGGATAATGCGGTGGACATACAACCTAATAATTTGGTAGCAGCTGCTCTTCCAGGGAACCATCAGTTTGCTGAGACAATTCAGGCAACCCCCCAGATTAATGCAAGACCAGTTGTAAATCCAGCCAATCTGGACCACACTAAGATATCCATGCCAACAGCTTCTGGTGATTTACCAGGCCTTTCACAAGTATTACATGGACCTGTCGGCAATCCTGAGAAATCTCATCAAGAAGAGTCGGTCCAAAACCAACCAGAAGTGCCTGTAAATAGTGATTGTAGTAATATAGTACAAACATCAGCTTCAATGGCAATGCTCCACAATCTTTATGCAACATTCATCACTCAATCTCTTGGAGAGGATTCCTCACAGCAGATGCAATTGCCACAGCAGATTGGGTACCATAATTATCCACTTAATCTGGGTATTACCAATAGGTCTTTTGTTATTGATGCTAATTTAGTTGGAAGTACAGAGGTACAAGAGGGAGTACAACTGACTGACAGAACTATGCCTACTTTCTTGCATGGTCATGTTAGGCCTATGGATGGGATGCTGCAACCTCTTAATGTACTTCCTGCTGGAATTCATGGTTTCAACAACCATGCAAGATCAGTTGTCCTGGCTGATATTGGCACCTCCAAGGATTCAAGGGTTAATCAGCCACCATTGGTCATGTTGAATAGCCATAACACCAGGATACAGGATGGAGAGAGTGGACTGTCTAATAGCAATCCACTAATTGCATCTGCAGTGGTTCCAGCTGGAAATTCCAGTTTGCTACCTAATCAATTGACATCTATGTCGAGGGATATTGCATATGAGCATAGCGGTCAACTTTTTAATCCCATCCACACTCCAAACATCATAGGGAATTATGGACAATACTCGGATCATCATGAAACAGCGGCTGGACTAAGAGGGATGTACAATTATGTAGATCCTACCCACAACAACAATTATACCAGCAATAGGAATGTAAGTGATAAAAAGAACATGGAAGCTCCTAGTGTCCGTTCAGTAGAAGTATTTGATGGTGGGTCAATACTTCAAAATGACAGTGCACAGCTTCACCTTAACATGGACCAATTGCATCAAGCTGTTTCCTCAGATCCACTTGCCTGCAACATGGTTCCTGTGAAACTGTTGGACAATACAATCCTGCTTCCAAGACCTAGTAATATTTCTGCAGCAACAGAGGATTTATGCAATATAAACTATTCTGCAAATATTTCAGATTTCGAGATACCTATTCCTGCAAGTGTATCTGGTCACTTACCAAACTCTTCAAAAACAGATGTGCCCACAGAGCTCCCACATCCATTAAAAG GAGATGCTTGCATTAAGCAAGATATCCAGCTAAACGAAGGGAGAACGAGAGCAACAGCATCAGCACCAACACTACAGCCATGTGAAATTTTGGTACCTATTGTCAGTTCCCATGAAACAGAAGAGACCGGTTTCAATTCTTTGAAGGAATGTACAGCCGTAAATGATGAAGTAGCTATGGATGGAAAGACAGAG ACTAAGAACAGACAGTCAGATAAACCAAAGATCCGTTTTCCAAATATAGAAGGGATTGAACACCTCCAG GTAATAAATAATAGTGATTTGGAGGAGTTGCAAGAACTTGGATCAGGTTCTTTTGGGACTGTATATCATGGCAAATGGAGAGGCACAGATGTCGCCATCAAAAGAATCAATGATAGGATTTTTTCTGGGAACTCCTCAGAGCAGGATCGTGCG TGGGCTGACTTTCTGAATGAGGCTTGTAAACTTGCAAGTCTGCACCATCCAAATGTTGTGGCATTTTATGGAATCGTTCTTGATGGCCCTGAGAGATCTATTGCAACAGTAACGGAGTTTATGGTTAATGGTTCACTTCGGCGTGCTCTACAGAAGAATGAGAA GATGTTTGATAAACGTCGGCGTCTTCTTATTGCGATGGATGTGGCATTTGGCATGGAATACTTGCATAGTAAAAGCATTATACACTTCGATTTGAAAAGTGATAATTTTCTGGTCAACTTGAGGGATCCCCAGCGTCCAATATGCAAG GTTGCTGATCTTGGTCTCTCAAAATTGAAATACGAGACATTAATGTCTGGCGGCATGCGAGGAACACTCCCATGGATGGCACCTGAACTTCTTGGTGGCAAAGAGAACAAGTATAGTGAGATG GTTGATGTATTCTCATTTGGTATAGTGATGTGGGAGCTCATTACTGGAGACGAACCATATCGAGATATGCACTATGGAGCCATTATAG GTGGGATTGTGAGCGACACATTGCGGCCTCCTGTGCCCGAATCTTGTGATCCCGAATGGAGATCACTGATGGAGCAATGCTGGGCCACTGAGCCTTCACAGAGGCCAAGCTTCACTGAGATTGCAAGCAGGTTAAGGGCTATGGCAATTTCTCTACCCCAGAAAGGAGATAGGCCATAG